A segment of the Maylandia zebra isolate NMK-2024a linkage group LG2, Mzebra_GT3a, whole genome shotgun sequence genome:
gggtctgattatgaagttattgagctgcacatacgttacgacctgcttaagttcgaggtcacagcgtctgtagagcagctggaacataatgaagtctacaaggttaaagttttctcttcagttattgttctttctgctgcttggtttgatggatctgagagcttttgtttttattattgttattataattatcatgaatattttactctctagaagctttaaaatagtgtttgtgtttgaaaaaattgatttaagaattgaacagaaacatctgtccttctgaaaatcgcccaaaggcacggagacaaagtcaaaggatgcaacctgtaactttctcttccttcatgtcaggaccatcatccatgatttatataaaatgcatatagcaacagtagcactttagtttggactttatgatttctgtaactggaaaatattattttgtttaaagacagaagtgaccgcatagttgcaacatcaaagggaaatattaattaattagcatcaagtatatttgttgcttaagcgtttgcactataacttaagtaggattataacttttaaggaaggaaagatttcagatatttagttcactgtttcagttattttatatgaaattaaaacatttacgttggtcaaatatgatgctctaaatcaaataaaagtttgaaaataaatgatgtatttttaaatgctgcaacaaatgttcacaaaaagtaactataattaaaaccagttaaacaaaatcaaatgtttgaatcatgcttaaccaaatgccaggctggagagctgaacctaaagtatacgtagaaagatttcaacatctgagcagtttttaatgtttttatcacatataaatgtcacagcagtgggtcctggcccaatgctttgtgtttttggttttctttggctcttgtttttcttggtttttgttcttcttatttatcaggctctcagtaatcttagttctccctccctcagtgttcatttcagcctgtgtttagtttctgttcccgtgtcccacgtttcatcgtttcatgtcgagtcagccctgtctctctgtttcctgtgtctccccagtcagccccgcctccctcgggcactcatgtgtgatacagagtaataaacctgactacatttgctgcactctctttattacctgttactttaaaattcatacactaattatgtctgcccatgtctctaatgtgaaggtcaaaggtcaacatcccagtgacataagaataatcccaaaggggcaaaggcagcggttaatttagcacatttagcattaagggtacagcaaggatgtacttttacttattgtggcaggggtgtggtctctggcctgctgcagtggaggctggtggcgggacgttggacggcacaggtgagggtgatggagctcatgactctcccctttatagtgacggaggagactggcgtgggggaagcgtgtagtggaggaagccgaggagagagctggtttctggctacaaagacggcgtcaaaccagaaaagattgctcgTGGTCAAATAATGTGTCAATCACCTGTGAATCAAACTGTGTGTGGCTCAGTTCATGTCACAGTGTTGTTTAGTATATCTTCACTTGTCTCACTCTCCTTCTGTTCTGTCCATCAGGACGATCCTCAGCGCTTACACAGATCCTCCATCGATGTTTTGGATCCAATCAGTGATCAGTTCTACGAGGAGGCCTGGATGTTCACCAGCGCTCGCTACACCTCCATCTACCAGAAGGTGAGTGTACTCCTTTGTACTCAGATTAACATTTTActtcttaaaatacattttcatatatGAGCTTTCTATTATTTCATGGGCCATTtaatcaatattaaaattacaagCATATCAACAAAGGTGAAGCTGGTTTTTTCCACTTGCTGTCACACAGTCATGGAGgaatacaataaatacataatcagTCATAGATCCTGAACAATGACATTAAAAGAAAGTCTGTGGCTCTAAAAACTAAACAGTATAAAGACATGCtccaagctgctgtttctctcctACTCCTCCAGGTTTTCCACTGTCGGCCATCCAGCGATGCTGGAGGGCTACCTGGCCAATGCTGGCCTACACAAAGAGGTCCCGGCtcggaggagctgaagaagatccttgCCTTCCTCGTCAGTTTCCTCTTCAGTTCCTATCCCAACAAAACCTTCTTGCACCTATTAGCTCCAAAGAGGCTATGGTGCCCCTGGAGGTCTGGACCTGAGGCCTGTGCTCATCACGTGGATAGAAAACACTCTGACACCATTCTGGAGGTCTGATGGGACTCTGaccaaaacacagatgaaataaaacttgtggctggagcttttaaaatgactttttcaccTCATAGATTAATGCTCATGATTGCATGTTAGCAAGACAGCATCTCCCCAAGGTGAAACTCTCAGGAGACATTTACTCTTAAACTGTAATCTGGTTGAGACTACTTGAGGAGATCTTAGTAGCGAGTATGTGGATTTAGTCTCTTCACCAACAGCAGACAGACCCATGCCAAGAAAGCAGACATGTTCTCAAAGAAAGCCGAGAGCAGAGATTGgaaaaagctaaaaagaaaaagctgcagcttcagacGACTATCTGCCTGTAAGGCTGAAAAAGTCCAGTTACGCTCTATTTTGGAAAAGCTCCCAGTTTTGGTAACCTGGACTTTTATTTCCCCTCTTCTGCTACAGATGTTGACTGTGACCTCAGAGGCCAACTGGaccacacagctgcagcaggagtgaGGGAGAGGAGTCTTCATCCAGcttcaaagaaaacatccaggtaaagtgacgtggatCAGCGGATAAAGCCGTCTCCACTTTCAAAGGAGATCCTCTGAGAGAGAGACTCTCTGAGCCATTTTAGCCTCAAATTATAGGACTTTATAGTACAGCAAcacttttaaaggacaaaaataagataaactgtgactgtaatacaaacaaagtattgcatgtgtttttaaaagtgttccTCCGATGGGCAGGATATCACTATTAGACTGTCCCACCAGCCAACTTCAACAAGAGAGCACAGCAGCATTCAGtgatcagcacagatgttcctctaacactcagcatctgatccctgttggtctgtgtgcttctgcttttgctcAGTTAGAAACCCTGCAGCAACCCGACCCAAAACTGTGTCTTCTTGTTGGCCTCAACGTTGAAGTGTCAAACGTCCAACATCTGGAAAGGAAACCACGCCAGTGTACTGTGATGTTTCACCAACATGTGGCAGACGCTGGTCCTGCCTttcatgctgacatcagcagagagcccCGCCTACCTCAAAGCCTCCCCTGTCATGTATTGATCAGGATGATTATGAAGATGAGCGAGTGCAAATAAGACTGTAAAAGTCCACGAGCAGAATGTTTGGAtgctttctaatgattcatgaaTATCatgagagtgtttgtgtgttttgtcttttctttgctgacgtttgttactaacaaagacaatttacgctctgtgtgtgttttcatccttACCAGCCGCACTCTAACTGCAATGAAGGAAACAAACTGTAGAAATGGTCGACTCAGTGACTTCATAAAATATTGAAGTGGTTCAGGTAgagccagtttttaaatgaccatgaacactgagcgtattgtatctgtacagcatgtttttctattaGACAGATTTGTAACAGAGGCCTTGCTCTCAGTAAGTTTGAAATCttttctgatttcttttgtAATCTCTGATCTTTGTGTATCCTGCTCAGTTTGCATGCTGCCTGTAggagtttctgtctttgtatttgAAGATAATTCATTGAATATACTCAGCTGCTTCCCTTTGGTGCCtcacacatcactgaagtttttcagtgtccagttatttgtttttaatagctgtttgaattctctgtatgtttgaccctgtagactgtttaatggactgctcgtcttcctgtttgtaaccaCTGCCTGTTTAGgactaaagatttggatttttgactttaacacagcctctgcgtgtcgtccctttgtgtcctcgtcctctgtgaatgtgtcacagatgtttccatgataataacacagctttcccacagtggcttgcagcagcatttattcacagcacatttgagaAAGGTTCAGATTAACTCGATGAGTTTATATTCAGAATGATTCTGACAGTGGGCCACTGTGAATTGTGATCTTTCATCAGGTCAATGTttaagttcagtatttcaaagcaggagctATGAACAGTCATCATGTTGGcattagaattattattattaatcattattaataaTGTCGTTACTCATGTATAACTTTGATTAGTATACATGAATTTTATCaatagtaaaaataatgaataattcatgtataactttgattgtgttttgtatattaattatatttaaatagagaTGTTGACCCTGTCTCTACAGTAGCATCAGTGTAACATACATTATTGGTCCAAGCTGTCATAAATGGGGAGCCTGATCCtttattatgaaaacatgacgagtatttttcttgtcagttgggaagaagttggtctttttttccttctttttgctcagtttgtcttttctttgataATTGAAACTCTGATCAAACCTACtcatgttcacagcatgtaaaagcAGCTGACAGTCCGTGGCATTGTTGTTTGTAGAGGTGCAGTGTAGTGGGAgcataaatcaaaagaaaacagtaacatttatgtaataaaacatctgaatgaaaatgaacaggccCTTTATGAACTTCAAAgggatctgaaaacaacactttttaaaagagtaTCTTGGGGTGTAGGTGGTCAAAATAGAAAACTGAGCTGAGACTCTAAGTTCAATCCATCCATTGGTTTTTACttaggaggaagaaatgtcaggcTGGTGCAGGCTGGTTAGGTGCATGTGGTTATCTTTACCTAAATGAGTTCACTTTGTGGCTGCCAGGTTGGGCAGaagtacctgtcccctgttaggCTTAGCAAGGTTCTccaggagtttctccatgggtaGAGCTTCTAGCTCCTCCAGCACATCTGTGGCCGTGCAGGCTGCCACTTTCTTGGttgctctttttaccccactgGTTGTGAGTGTCTAAATACCCCCACTAGCTCGCTTTGGCTGCAGTTAACTTGGGAGGAAGGGGTGGGTGTCCCATGACTAGATGAAAAACAATTATCTGGGACACATAAATATAATAACACATGCATATATCTCTatcagtttttctttctctcagaaaCATTGGATCTAAATTGCAAATGTGTTCCAGTTATACTGTTACTGTGTGACAAAGTGGATGAGCTGCAATGGTCTCCATTTGTCCCATATGtgtttacttcttcttcttcttttgcataTTAAACACATTATTGTGTT
Coding sequences within it:
- the LOC112432711 gene encoding phospholipase D1 isoform X2 — protein: MCQSPVNQTVCGSVHVTVLFSISSLVSLSFCSVHQDDPQRLHRSSIDVLDPISDQFYEEAWMFTSARYTSIYQKVFHCRPSSDAGGLPGQCWPTQRGPGSEELKKILAFLVSFLFSSYPNKTFLHLLAPKRLWCPWRSGPEACAHHVDRKHSDTILEMLTVTSEANWTTQLQQE
- the LOC112432711 gene encoding phospholipase D1 isoform X3, which codes for MSSTQKDDPQRLHRSSIDVLDPISDQFYEEAWMFTSARYTSIYQKVFHCRPSSDAGGLPGQCWPTQRGPGSEELKKILAFLVSFLFSSYPNKTFLHLLAPKRLWCPWRSGPEACAHHVDRKHSDTILEMLTVTSEANWTTQLQQE